A genome region from Perca fluviatilis chromosome 20, GENO_Pfluv_1.0, whole genome shotgun sequence includes the following:
- the pgfb gene encoding placenta growth factor isoform X1 produces the protein MSWKFPVSIFFSFRSSLALLLDCFIECTGSHQALSTRRHREMKLGLVIQTAVVALYLLLSPAQSLPLSSITNTTEVLMFQEVWGRSFCRTIEKLVEVVQEYPTEVEHIYSPACVPLVRCAGCCGDENLECHPTHTTNVTMQLLKIRPSEPGQEYVEMTFVEHQTCECRVRKPIVKVERKRQRGRGRKRKERQKTKECDRCQNPRR, from the exons ATGAGTTGGAAATTCCCGGTCagtatctttttttcttttcggaGTAGTTTGGCACTTTTGTTGGATTGTTTTATTGAGTGCACCGGGAGCCATCAAGCCCTCTCCACTCGCAGACATCGCGAAATGAAACTCGGTCTTGTCATCCAGACTGCGGTAGTGGCGCTTTATCTGCTGCTCTCACCTGCACAG AGTCTTCCCTTGTCAAGCATAACCAATACAACTGAAG TGTTGATGTTCCAAGAAGTGTGGGGTCGCAGCTTCTGCCGGACCATTGAGAAGCTGGTGGAGGTGGTGCAGGAGTACCCGACAGAGGTGGAGCACATCTACAGCCCCGCCTGTGTGCCGCTGGTGAGGTGTGCAGGTTGCTGTGGGGATGAAAACCTGGAGTGCCATCCCACCCACACCACAAACGTCACCATGCAG CTGTTGAAAATCAGGCCATCAGAGCCAGGTCAAGAATATGTTGAGATGACGTTTGTGGAGCATCAGACATGTGAATGTAG AGTCAGGAAACCTATTGTGAAGGTTGAAAG GAAAAggcaaagaggaagaggaaggaaaagaaaggagagacaaaaaacaaaagaatgtgACAG GTGCCAGAACCCTCGCAGGTAA
- the pgfb gene encoding placenta growth factor isoform X2: MNLTPQETGFEPKQSRTQRNVIYMRDWICCLSERLYHCRVEKKSLPLSSITNTTEVLMFQEVWGRSFCRTIEKLVEVVQEYPTEVEHIYSPACVPLVRCAGCCGDENLECHPTHTTNVTMQLLKIRPSEPGQEYVEMTFVEHQTCECRVRKPIVKVERKRQRGRGRKRKERQKTKECDRCQNPRR, from the exons ATGAATCTTACACCACAGGAAACAGGTTTTGAACCTAAACAGTCGCGCACACAGAGGAACGTCATATATATGAGAGACTGGATCTGCTGCTTGTCAGAAAGACTTTACCACTGCAGGGTGGAAAAAAAG AGTCTTCCCTTGTCAAGCATAACCAATACAACTGAAG TGTTGATGTTCCAAGAAGTGTGGGGTCGCAGCTTCTGCCGGACCATTGAGAAGCTGGTGGAGGTGGTGCAGGAGTACCCGACAGAGGTGGAGCACATCTACAGCCCCGCCTGTGTGCCGCTGGTGAGGTGTGCAGGTTGCTGTGGGGATGAAAACCTGGAGTGCCATCCCACCCACACCACAAACGTCACCATGCAG CTGTTGAAAATCAGGCCATCAGAGCCAGGTCAAGAATATGTTGAGATGACGTTTGTGGAGCATCAGACATGTGAATGTAG AGTCAGGAAACCTATTGTGAAGGTTGAAAG GAAAAggcaaagaggaagaggaaggaaaagaaaggagagacaaaaaacaaaagaatgtgACAG GTGCCAGAACCCTCGCAGGTAA
- the pgfb gene encoding placenta growth factor isoform X3: MSWKFPVSIFFSFRSSLALLLDCFIECTGSHQALSTRRHREMKLGLVIQTAVVALYLLLSPAQSLPLSSITNTTEVLMFQEVWGRSFCRTIEKLVEVVQEYPTEVEHIYSPACVPLVRCAGCCGDENLECHPTHTTNVTMQLLKIRPSEPGQEYVEMTFVEHQTCE; this comes from the exons ATGAGTTGGAAATTCCCGGTCagtatctttttttcttttcggaGTAGTTTGGCACTTTTGTTGGATTGTTTTATTGAGTGCACCGGGAGCCATCAAGCCCTCTCCACTCGCAGACATCGCGAAATGAAACTCGGTCTTGTCATCCAGACTGCGGTAGTGGCGCTTTATCTGCTGCTCTCACCTGCACAG AGTCTTCCCTTGTCAAGCATAACCAATACAACTGAAG TGTTGATGTTCCAAGAAGTGTGGGGTCGCAGCTTCTGCCGGACCATTGAGAAGCTGGTGGAGGTGGTGCAGGAGTACCCGACAGAGGTGGAGCACATCTACAGCCCCGCCTGTGTGCCGCTGGTGAGGTGTGCAGGTTGCTGTGGGGATGAAAACCTGGAGTGCCATCCCACCCACACCACAAACGTCACCATGCAG CTGTTGAAAATCAGGCCATCAGAGCCAGGTCAAGAATATGTTGAGATGACGTTTGTGGAGCATCAGACATGTGAAT AG
- the cipca gene encoding CLOCK-interacting pacemaker a has product MSQFSRPDRHRTPSFTRATHLRAFKSDLERDSGFSDASSEYLSTVDLTDSEDAGRQGSLVGQDASGPQVALIGGSYAGLSPMIIMNNIVLKQPSPMVPAEKQWGFPSPLEVIPQSQVVLLQPMVSNGSSSSPKTVSENIQQSKSYMPILKSYPRIAPHPADAPTKKVESSKVRVSSTSGYGQRKKKHHHGHRRYSSHSPQPALQTTIISNFEAANHQLQAAESQEHLSDKSLSPLAGSSSLLPYTDEFRTHIDSNRMDANQDDAISIDSIKLKRFSNTYNILNKSGLLGITMRTKQLIKENKRTQGQLQQLQQQTALLLEALSSGDPQLWTKLQLSLQHTEKEQCGAKAKRVIA; this is encoded by the exons ATGAGCCAATTCAGTAGACCCGACAGACACAGGACACCATCGTTCACCAGGGCAACACACCTTAGAGCATTCAAGTCTGACCTGGAGCGAGATTCGGGCTTCTCAG ATGCCAGCTCTGAGTACCTCAGTACAGTCGATCTGACTGACTCTGAAGATGCAGGTAGGCAAGGCTCGCTTGTCGGCCAGGACGCTTCTGGTCCGCAGGTGGCTTTGATAGGAGGCTCGTATGCTGGACTGTCTCCAATGATCATCATGAACAACATTGTCTTAAAGCAG ccATCCCCGATGGTTCCAGCAGAAAAACAGTGGGGTTTTCCTTCACCCTTGGAAGTAATTCCTCAGTCACAGGTGGTTCTTCTTCAACCCATGGTATCAAATGGTAGCAGCAGCTCTCCAAAGACTGTCTCTGAAAATATCCAACAATCAAAAAGCTACATGCCCATCCTCAAGTCATATCCCAGAATTGCCCCACACCCAGCAGATGCGcccacaaagaaagtggaatcCTCCAAGGTGAGGGTGAGCTCAACATCAGGATATGGCCAGCGAAAGAAAAAGCACCACCACGGCCACCGGCGCTACAGCTCCCACAGCCCGCAGCCAGCACTGCAGACAACAATCATCTCCAACTTTGAAGCAGCAAACCATCAATTACAGGCAGCTGAGAGTCAGGAGCACCTCAGTGACAAGTCTCTCTCTCCGCTGGCAGGTAGCAGCTCTTTGCTCCCCTACACAGATGAATTCAGGACACATATTGACAGCAACAGGATGGATGCTAACCAGGACGACGCAATCTCAATAGACAGTATTAAACTGAAACGTTTCAGCAATACCTACAACATTCTCAACAAATCTGGCTTGCTGGGGATCACCATGCGCACAAAGCAGCTGATCAAGGAGAATAAGCGCACCCAAGGCCAGTTGCAGCAGCTTCAGCAGCAAACAGCTCTGTTGCTGGAGGCACTAAGCAGTGGAGACCCGCAGCTCTGGACTAAACTGCAGCTCTCTCTGCAGCACACAGAAAAGGAGCAATGTGGAGCTAAAGCCAAGAGAGTCATAGCGTGA
- the zdhhc22 gene encoding palmitoyltransferase ZDHHC22 — translation MCRGSAVLKGQLLRSLTSADMFTRMLKLRLLNAVAPAYFFMATAVTFILHFCFFIPTIFPNKDTSLRGSATLHTVVFLFLMFNALGNYIMTIKYPAESANETVVPVCSAHCSDKVDAHYLLNGRHFCKLCKKVILKRDHHCFFTGNCIGNKNMRYFIMFCIYTSCTCLYSLVLGVAFLTVEYSISFENPLTFLTLLPLSTGYFFTGTISGLQLFLVLMLYVWLGIGLVCAGFCCQQVLLVAWGQTWCQMQRGQLVDNRSPWRTNLKDVFGTRWILGLILPVQTAETCSEDTDAHKQD, via the exons ATGTGCCGAGGCTCCGCGGTGCTGAAAGGACAGCTCCTTCGCTCTCTAACATCTGCAG ATATGTTCACCAGGATGTTAAAACTGAGGCTTCTCAATGCTGTAGCACCTGCCTACTTCTTCATGGCTACAGCAGTAACCTTCATTTTGCACTTCTGCTTCTTTATCCCAACAATCTTCCCAAACAAGGATACATCACTGAGGGGGTCTGCAACTCTTCACAcagttgttttcctttttttgatgTTCAACGCACTGGGAAATTACATAATGACTATTAAATATCCCGCTGAGAGCGCCAACGAGACTGTGGTTCCAGTGTGTTCAGCGCACTGCTCGGACAAAGTAGACGCACACTACCTCCTTAATGGTCGCCACTTCTGCAAACTGTGTAAGAAAGTTATCCTCAAGAGGGATCACCACTGCTTTTTCACTGGAAACTGCATTGGCAATAAAAACATGCGCTACTTCATCATGTTCTGCATCTACACATCATGCACTTGTTTGTACTCCTTGGTTCTTGGTGTGGCCTTTCTAACAGTGGAGTACTCCATCTCCTTTGAAAACCCGCTTACCTTCCTGACTCTTCTCCCCCTCTCCACTGGTTACTTCTTCACGG GAACAATCTCAGGCTTGCAGTTGTTCCTGGTGCTGATGCTCTATGTGTGGCTGGGCATCGGCCTGGTCTGTGCAGGCTTCTGTTGCCAGCAGGTGCTGCTGGTGGCCTGGGGACAGACCTGGTGTCAGATGCAGAGGGGGCAGCTTGTGGATAATCGCAGCCCCTGGAGAACCAACCTTAAGGATGTGTTTGGTACCCGGTGGATCCTCGGCCTTATCCTGCCTGTGCAGACAGCGGAGACGTGCTCTGAAGACACAGATGCACATAAGCAAGACTGA
- the pgfb gene encoding placenta growth factor isoform X4, translating to MSLPLSSITNTTEVLMFQEVWGRSFCRTIEKLVEVVQEYPTEVEHIYSPACVPLVRCAGCCGDENLECHPTHTTNVTMQLLKIRPSEPGQEYVEMTFVEHQTCECRVRKPIVKVERKRQRGRGRKRKERQKTKECDRCQNPRR from the exons ATG AGTCTTCCCTTGTCAAGCATAACCAATACAACTGAAG TGTTGATGTTCCAAGAAGTGTGGGGTCGCAGCTTCTGCCGGACCATTGAGAAGCTGGTGGAGGTGGTGCAGGAGTACCCGACAGAGGTGGAGCACATCTACAGCCCCGCCTGTGTGCCGCTGGTGAGGTGTGCAGGTTGCTGTGGGGATGAAAACCTGGAGTGCCATCCCACCCACACCACAAACGTCACCATGCAG CTGTTGAAAATCAGGCCATCAGAGCCAGGTCAAGAATATGTTGAGATGACGTTTGTGGAGCATCAGACATGTGAATGTAG AGTCAGGAAACCTATTGTGAAGGTTGAAAG GAAAAggcaaagaggaagaggaaggaaaagaaaggagagacaaaaaacaaaagaatgtgACAG GTGCCAGAACCCTCGCAGGTAA